A genomic window from Bubalus bubalis isolate 160015118507 breed Murrah chromosome X, NDDB_SH_1, whole genome shotgun sequence includes:
- the TFE3 gene encoding transcription factor E3 isoform X1, which translates to MSHAAEPARDGVEASAEGPRAVFLLLEDRRPADSAQLLSLNSLLPESGIVADIELENVLDPDSFYELKSPPLSLRSSLPISLQATPATPATLSASSSAEGSRTPAMSSSSSSRVLLRQQLMRAQAQEQERRERREQASSFPSPAPASPAISVVGVSAGGHTLGRPPPAQVPREVLKVQTHLENPTRYHLQQARRQQVKQYLSTTLGPKLASQALTPPPGGASAQPLPTPEAAHAPGPTSSAPNSPMALLTIGSSSEKEVSGCRRPSHVPPTPASSNAPLYFSQIDDVIDEIISLESSYNDEMLSYLPGGNTGLQLPSTLPVSGNLLDVYNNQGVATPAITVSNSCPAELPNIKREISETEAKALLKERQKKDNHNLIERRRRFNINDRIKELGTLIPKSSDPEMRWNKGTILKASVDYIRKLQKEQQRSKDLESRQRSLEQANRSLQLRIQELELQAQIHGLPVPPTPGLLSLAATSASDSLKPEQLDVEEEGRPGTAIFHATGGLAQSAPHQQPPPPPSDALLDLHFPSDHLGDLGDPFHLGLEDILMEEEEGVVGGLSGGTLSPLRAASDPLLSSVSPAVSKASSRRSSFSMEEES; encoded by the exons ATGTCTCATGCGGCCGAGCCAGCTCGGGACGGCGTAGAGGCCAGCGCGGAGGGCCCTCGAGCCGTGTTCCTGTTGTTGGAGGACCGCAGGCCGGCCGACTCAGCCCAGCTGCTCAG CCTGAACTCTTTGCTTCCGGAGTCCGGGATTGTTGCTGACATCGAGTTAGAAAACGTCCTTGATCCTGACAGCTTCTACGAGCTCAAAAGCCCACCCCTATCGCTACGCTCAAG CCTCCCAATATCACTGCAGGCCACACCAGCCACCCCAGCTACACTGTCTGCATCATCTTCTGCCGAGGGCTCCAGGACCCCTGCCATGTCGTCGTCGTCTTCATCACGGGTCTTGCTGCGGCAGCAGCTAATGAGGGCCCAGGCCCAGGAACAGGAGAGGCGTGAGCGTCGGGAACAGGCCTCTTCCTTCCCTAGTCCTGCACCTGCCTCTCCCGCCATCTCTGTGGTTGGCGTCTCTGCTGGGGGCCACACACTGGGTCGTCCTCCCCCAGCTCAGGTGCCCAGGGAGGTGCTCAAG GTGCAGACCCATCTGGAGAACCCAACACGCTATCATCTACAGCAGGCGCGCCGACAGCAGGTGAAACAGTACCTGTCCACCACACTTGGGCCCAAGCTGGCTTCCCAGGCCCTCACCCCACCACCAGGGGGTGCTAGTGCCCAGCCGCTCCCCACCCCCGAGGCTGCCCACGCTCCTGGCCCCACCAGCAGTGCTCCCAACAGCCCCATGGCGCTGCTCACCATCGGGTCTAGCTCAGAGAAGGAGGTGAGTGGCTGCAGACGACCCTCACATGTTCCCCCTACCCCAGCTTCTTCTAATGCTCCTCTGTATTTCTCCCAGATTGACGATGTCATCGATGAGATCATTAGCTTGGAGTCCAGTTACAATGATGAGATGCTCAGCTATCTGCCTGGAGGCAACACGGGGCTGCAGCTCCCTAGCACA CTGCCTGTGTCGGGGAATCTGCTTGATGTGTACAATAATCAGGGCGTAGCCACGCCAGCCATCACTGTCAGCAACTCCTGTCCAGCTGAGCTGCCCAATATCAAACGGGAGATCTCTG AGACGGAGGCCAAGGCCCTTTTGAAGGAACGGCAGAAGAAAGACAATCACAACCTGA TTGAACGTCGCAGGCGATTCAACATTAACGACAGGATCAAGGAGTTGGGCACCCTCATCCCCAAGTCCAGTGACCC GGAAATGCGCTGGAACAAGGGCACCATCCTAAAAGCCTCCGTGGATTACATCCGCAAGTTGCAGAAGGAGCAACAGCGCTCCAAAGACCTGGAGAGCCGGCAGCGATCCCTGGAGCAAGCCAACCGCAGCCTGCAGCTCCGAATCCAG GAGCTGGAGCTGCAGGCCCAGATCCATGGTCTGCCGGtgcctcccaccccagggctgcTCTCGCTGGCTGCAACTTCAGCCTCTGACAGTCTCAAGCCAGAGCAGCTGGATGTTGAAGAGGAAGGCAGGCCAGGCACAGCAATTTTTCATGCAACAGGGGGCCTTGCCCAAAGTGCTCCCCATCAGCAGCCGCCACCACCACCCTCAGATGCACTTCTGGACCTGCACTTTCCCAGCGACCACCTGGGGGATCTGGGGGACCCCTTCCATCTGGGGCTGGAGGACATtctgatggaggaggaggagggggtggtggggggactGTCAGGGGGCACCCTGTCCCCACTGCGAGCTGCCTCTGATCCCCTGCTTTCTTCAGTATCCCCCGCAGTCTCCAAGGCCAGCAGTCGCCGCAGCAGCTTCAGCATGGAAGAGGAGTCCTGA
- the TFE3 gene encoding transcription factor E3 isoform X3, which translates to MSHAAEPARDGVEASAEGPRAVFLLLEDRRPADSAQLLSLNSLLPESGIVADIELENVLDPDSFYELKSPPLSLRSSLPISLQATPATPATLSASSSAEGSRTPAMSSSSSSRVLLRQQLMRAQAQEQERRERREQASSFPSPAPASPAISVVGVSAGGHTLGRPPPAQVPREVLKVQTHLENPTRYHLQQARRQQIDDVIDEIISLESSYNDEMLSYLPGGNTGLQLPSTLPVSGNLLDVYNNQGVATPAITVSNSCPAELPNIKREISETEAKALLKERQKKDNHNLIERRRRFNINDRIKELGTLIPKSSDPEMRWNKGTILKASVDYIRKLQKEQQRSKDLESRQRSLEQANRSLQLRIQELELQAQIHGLPVPPTPGLLSLAATSASDSLKPEQLDVEEEGRPGTAIFHATGGLAQSAPHQQPPPPPSDALLDLHFPSDHLGDLGDPFHLGLEDILMEEEEGVVGGLSGGTLSPLRAASDPLLSSVSPAVSKASSRRSSFSMEEES; encoded by the exons ATGTCTCATGCGGCCGAGCCAGCTCGGGACGGCGTAGAGGCCAGCGCGGAGGGCCCTCGAGCCGTGTTCCTGTTGTTGGAGGACCGCAGGCCGGCCGACTCAGCCCAGCTGCTCAG CCTGAACTCTTTGCTTCCGGAGTCCGGGATTGTTGCTGACATCGAGTTAGAAAACGTCCTTGATCCTGACAGCTTCTACGAGCTCAAAAGCCCACCCCTATCGCTACGCTCAAG CCTCCCAATATCACTGCAGGCCACACCAGCCACCCCAGCTACACTGTCTGCATCATCTTCTGCCGAGGGCTCCAGGACCCCTGCCATGTCGTCGTCGTCTTCATCACGGGTCTTGCTGCGGCAGCAGCTAATGAGGGCCCAGGCCCAGGAACAGGAGAGGCGTGAGCGTCGGGAACAGGCCTCTTCCTTCCCTAGTCCTGCACCTGCCTCTCCCGCCATCTCTGTGGTTGGCGTCTCTGCTGGGGGCCACACACTGGGTCGTCCTCCCCCAGCTCAGGTGCCCAGGGAGGTGCTCAAG GTGCAGACCCATCTGGAGAACCCAACACGCTATCATCTACAGCAGGCGCGCCGACAGCAG ATTGACGATGTCATCGATGAGATCATTAGCTTGGAGTCCAGTTACAATGATGAGATGCTCAGCTATCTGCCTGGAGGCAACACGGGGCTGCAGCTCCCTAGCACA CTGCCTGTGTCGGGGAATCTGCTTGATGTGTACAATAATCAGGGCGTAGCCACGCCAGCCATCACTGTCAGCAACTCCTGTCCAGCTGAGCTGCCCAATATCAAACGGGAGATCTCTG AGACGGAGGCCAAGGCCCTTTTGAAGGAACGGCAGAAGAAAGACAATCACAACCTGA TTGAACGTCGCAGGCGATTCAACATTAACGACAGGATCAAGGAGTTGGGCACCCTCATCCCCAAGTCCAGTGACCC GGAAATGCGCTGGAACAAGGGCACCATCCTAAAAGCCTCCGTGGATTACATCCGCAAGTTGCAGAAGGAGCAACAGCGCTCCAAAGACCTGGAGAGCCGGCAGCGATCCCTGGAGCAAGCCAACCGCAGCCTGCAGCTCCGAATCCAG GAGCTGGAGCTGCAGGCCCAGATCCATGGTCTGCCGGtgcctcccaccccagggctgcTCTCGCTGGCTGCAACTTCAGCCTCTGACAGTCTCAAGCCAGAGCAGCTGGATGTTGAAGAGGAAGGCAGGCCAGGCACAGCAATTTTTCATGCAACAGGGGGCCTTGCCCAAAGTGCTCCCCATCAGCAGCCGCCACCACCACCCTCAGATGCACTTCTGGACCTGCACTTTCCCAGCGACCACCTGGGGGATCTGGGGGACCCCTTCCATCTGGGGCTGGAGGACATtctgatggaggaggaggagggggtggtggggggactGTCAGGGGGCACCCTGTCCCCACTGCGAGCTGCCTCTGATCCCCTGCTTTCTTCAGTATCCCCCGCAGTCTCCAAGGCCAGCAGTCGCCGCAGCAGCTTCAGCATGGAAGAGGAGTCCTGA
- the TFE3 gene encoding transcription factor E3 isoform X2: MSHAAEPARDGVEASAEGPRAVFLLLEDRRPADSAQLLSLNSLLPESGIVADIELENVLDPDSFYELKSPPLSLRSSLPISLQATPATPATLSASSSAEGSRTPAMSSSSSSRVLLRQQLMRAQAQEQERRERREQASSFPSPAPASPAISVVGVSAGGHTLGRPPPAQVPREVLKVQTHLENPTRYHLQQARRQQVKQYLSTTLGPKLASQALTPPPGGASAQPLPTPEAAHAPGPTSSAPNSPMALLTIGSSSEKEIDDVIDEIISLESSYNDEMLSYLPGGNTGLQLPSTLPVSGNLLDVYNNQGVATPAITVSNSCPAELPNIKREISETEAKALLKERQKKDNHNLIERRRRFNINDRIKELGTLIPKSSDPEMRWNKGTILKASVDYIRKLQKEQQRSKDLESRQRSLEQANRSLQLRIQELELQAQIHGLPVPPTPGLLSLAATSASDSLKPEQLDVEEEGRPGTAIFHATGGLAQSAPHQQPPPPPSDALLDLHFPSDHLGDLGDPFHLGLEDILMEEEEGVVGGLSGGTLSPLRAASDPLLSSVSPAVSKASSRRSSFSMEEES; the protein is encoded by the exons ATGTCTCATGCGGCCGAGCCAGCTCGGGACGGCGTAGAGGCCAGCGCGGAGGGCCCTCGAGCCGTGTTCCTGTTGTTGGAGGACCGCAGGCCGGCCGACTCAGCCCAGCTGCTCAG CCTGAACTCTTTGCTTCCGGAGTCCGGGATTGTTGCTGACATCGAGTTAGAAAACGTCCTTGATCCTGACAGCTTCTACGAGCTCAAAAGCCCACCCCTATCGCTACGCTCAAG CCTCCCAATATCACTGCAGGCCACACCAGCCACCCCAGCTACACTGTCTGCATCATCTTCTGCCGAGGGCTCCAGGACCCCTGCCATGTCGTCGTCGTCTTCATCACGGGTCTTGCTGCGGCAGCAGCTAATGAGGGCCCAGGCCCAGGAACAGGAGAGGCGTGAGCGTCGGGAACAGGCCTCTTCCTTCCCTAGTCCTGCACCTGCCTCTCCCGCCATCTCTGTGGTTGGCGTCTCTGCTGGGGGCCACACACTGGGTCGTCCTCCCCCAGCTCAGGTGCCCAGGGAGGTGCTCAAG GTGCAGACCCATCTGGAGAACCCAACACGCTATCATCTACAGCAGGCGCGCCGACAGCAGGTGAAACAGTACCTGTCCACCACACTTGGGCCCAAGCTGGCTTCCCAGGCCCTCACCCCACCACCAGGGGGTGCTAGTGCCCAGCCGCTCCCCACCCCCGAGGCTGCCCACGCTCCTGGCCCCACCAGCAGTGCTCCCAACAGCCCCATGGCGCTGCTCACCATCGGGTCTAGCTCAGAGAAGGAG ATTGACGATGTCATCGATGAGATCATTAGCTTGGAGTCCAGTTACAATGATGAGATGCTCAGCTATCTGCCTGGAGGCAACACGGGGCTGCAGCTCCCTAGCACA CTGCCTGTGTCGGGGAATCTGCTTGATGTGTACAATAATCAGGGCGTAGCCACGCCAGCCATCACTGTCAGCAACTCCTGTCCAGCTGAGCTGCCCAATATCAAACGGGAGATCTCTG AGACGGAGGCCAAGGCCCTTTTGAAGGAACGGCAGAAGAAAGACAATCACAACCTGA TTGAACGTCGCAGGCGATTCAACATTAACGACAGGATCAAGGAGTTGGGCACCCTCATCCCCAAGTCCAGTGACCC GGAAATGCGCTGGAACAAGGGCACCATCCTAAAAGCCTCCGTGGATTACATCCGCAAGTTGCAGAAGGAGCAACAGCGCTCCAAAGACCTGGAGAGCCGGCAGCGATCCCTGGAGCAAGCCAACCGCAGCCTGCAGCTCCGAATCCAG GAGCTGGAGCTGCAGGCCCAGATCCATGGTCTGCCGGtgcctcccaccccagggctgcTCTCGCTGGCTGCAACTTCAGCCTCTGACAGTCTCAAGCCAGAGCAGCTGGATGTTGAAGAGGAAGGCAGGCCAGGCACAGCAATTTTTCATGCAACAGGGGGCCTTGCCCAAAGTGCTCCCCATCAGCAGCCGCCACCACCACCCTCAGATGCACTTCTGGACCTGCACTTTCCCAGCGACCACCTGGGGGATCTGGGGGACCCCTTCCATCTGGGGCTGGAGGACATtctgatggaggaggaggagggggtggtggggggactGTCAGGGGGCACCCTGTCCCCACTGCGAGCTGCCTCTGATCCCCTGCTTTCTTCAGTATCCCCCGCAGTCTCCAAGGCCAGCAGTCGCCGCAGCAGCTTCAGCATGGAAGAGGAGTCCTGA
- the TFE3 gene encoding transcription factor E3 isoform X4, with product MSSSSSSRVLLRQQLMRAQAQEQERRERREQASSFPSPAPASPAISVVGVSAGGHTLGRPPPAQVPREVLKVQTHLENPTRYHLQQARRQQVKQYLSTTLGPKLASQALTPPPGGASAQPLPTPEAAHAPGPTSSAPNSPMALLTIGSSSEKEVSGCRRPSHVPPTPASSNAPLYFSQIDDVIDEIISLESSYNDEMLSYLPGGNTGLQLPSTLPVSGNLLDVYNNQGVATPAITVSNSCPAELPNIKREISETEAKALLKERQKKDNHNLIERRRRFNINDRIKELGTLIPKSSDPEMRWNKGTILKASVDYIRKLQKEQQRSKDLESRQRSLEQANRSLQLRIQELELQAQIHGLPVPPTPGLLSLAATSASDSLKPEQLDVEEEGRPGTAIFHATGGLAQSAPHQQPPPPPSDALLDLHFPSDHLGDLGDPFHLGLEDILMEEEEGVVGGLSGGTLSPLRAASDPLLSSVSPAVSKASSRRSSFSMEEES from the exons ATGTCGTCGTCGTCTTCATCACGGGTCTTGCTGCGGCAGCAGCTAATGAGGGCCCAGGCCCAGGAACAGGAGAGGCGTGAGCGTCGGGAACAGGCCTCTTCCTTCCCTAGTCCTGCACCTGCCTCTCCCGCCATCTCTGTGGTTGGCGTCTCTGCTGGGGGCCACACACTGGGTCGTCCTCCCCCAGCTCAGGTGCCCAGGGAGGTGCTCAAG GTGCAGACCCATCTGGAGAACCCAACACGCTATCATCTACAGCAGGCGCGCCGACAGCAGGTGAAACAGTACCTGTCCACCACACTTGGGCCCAAGCTGGCTTCCCAGGCCCTCACCCCACCACCAGGGGGTGCTAGTGCCCAGCCGCTCCCCACCCCCGAGGCTGCCCACGCTCCTGGCCCCACCAGCAGTGCTCCCAACAGCCCCATGGCGCTGCTCACCATCGGGTCTAGCTCAGAGAAGGAGGTGAGTGGCTGCAGACGACCCTCACATGTTCCCCCTACCCCAGCTTCTTCTAATGCTCCTCTGTATTTCTCCCAGATTGACGATGTCATCGATGAGATCATTAGCTTGGAGTCCAGTTACAATGATGAGATGCTCAGCTATCTGCCTGGAGGCAACACGGGGCTGCAGCTCCCTAGCACA CTGCCTGTGTCGGGGAATCTGCTTGATGTGTACAATAATCAGGGCGTAGCCACGCCAGCCATCACTGTCAGCAACTCCTGTCCAGCTGAGCTGCCCAATATCAAACGGGAGATCTCTG AGACGGAGGCCAAGGCCCTTTTGAAGGAACGGCAGAAGAAAGACAATCACAACCTGA TTGAACGTCGCAGGCGATTCAACATTAACGACAGGATCAAGGAGTTGGGCACCCTCATCCCCAAGTCCAGTGACCC GGAAATGCGCTGGAACAAGGGCACCATCCTAAAAGCCTCCGTGGATTACATCCGCAAGTTGCAGAAGGAGCAACAGCGCTCCAAAGACCTGGAGAGCCGGCAGCGATCCCTGGAGCAAGCCAACCGCAGCCTGCAGCTCCGAATCCAG GAGCTGGAGCTGCAGGCCCAGATCCATGGTCTGCCGGtgcctcccaccccagggctgcTCTCGCTGGCTGCAACTTCAGCCTCTGACAGTCTCAAGCCAGAGCAGCTGGATGTTGAAGAGGAAGGCAGGCCAGGCACAGCAATTTTTCATGCAACAGGGGGCCTTGCCCAAAGTGCTCCCCATCAGCAGCCGCCACCACCACCCTCAGATGCACTTCTGGACCTGCACTTTCCCAGCGACCACCTGGGGGATCTGGGGGACCCCTTCCATCTGGGGCTGGAGGACATtctgatggaggaggaggagggggtggtggggggactGTCAGGGGGCACCCTGTCCCCACTGCGAGCTGCCTCTGATCCCCTGCTTTCTTCAGTATCCCCCGCAGTCTCCAAGGCCAGCAGTCGCCGCAGCAGCTTCAGCATGGAAGAGGAGTCCTGA